Part of the Carnobacterium pleistocenium FTR1 genome is shown below.
TGATAGGTTTTTTGTTTTATTTTTGCTTTTTTGAGTAAATTACTTGTTTGACTCTTTTTTTAATGTTAGATTTTATAACATAATAAAAAAAGGGGGCAACAATATGTTTTCATCAGTAGATACATTATGGGTAATCGTTGGAACTGTTTTAGTCTTTTTTATGCAAGCTGGTTTTGCAATGGTCGAGACAGGATTCACTAGAGCAAAAAATGCAGGCAATATCATTATGAAGAATTTAATGGACTTTGTACTCGGTTCTTTAATGTATTGGATCATTGGATTTGGGGTCATGTTTGGTCCAAGTATAGCAGGTTTGATTGGAACGCCTGATTTGTTTGTACAAGGGAATTACGATACAACTATTCCAGGATATGTATTCTTGATGTTCCAAACGGTTTTTGCAGCAACGGCAGCAACGATTGTCTCTGGGGCAATGGCGGAAAGAACAAAATTTAGTGCGTACTTAGTTTATACCTTGATTATATCTACTGTCGTTTATCCTATTTCTGGACATTGGATTTGGGGCGGAGGATGGTTAGCTCAATTAGGCTTTATCGATTTTGCTGGTTCAACAGCTGTCCATATGGTTGGAGGAGTAACGGCACTAATTGGAGCGAAGATTGTTGGAGCAAGAATTGGAAAATACGATGAAGAAGGAAAAGTAAAAGCAATCCCAGGTCATAGTTTAACTTTAGGAGCACTAGGGGTTTTCATTCTTTGGTTTGCTTGGTTTGGATTTAATGGAGCCTCAACGATTTCAGCAACAGGAGATGAATCATTGACTCTTATTGGAACGATTCTTTTAAATACGAATTTATCAGCAGCGACGGCTACATTGGTGGCGATGATAATAACGTGGGTGAAATATGGCAAACCAGATATTTCGATGACACTAAACGGCTCATTAGCTGGCTTAGTTGGAATTACTGCAGGTTGTGCAATTGTTTCACCATTTGGAGCCGTAGCTATTGGAGCTCTTTCTGCTGTTGCTTTAGTTTATGGAATCGAATTTGTTGAAAAGAAAGCTAAAATTGATGATCCTGTTGGAGCCTTTGGGGTTCATGGAATCTCTGGAGCTTTGGGAACCATTTTAGTCGGAGTCTTTGCAACTGACGGAGGGTTACTTTATGGTGGTGGGTTTAATCTCTTAGGAATTCAAGCTTTAGGCGTGGGTTCGGTAGCCGCTTGGGTAGCTGTAACTATGATTATTACTTTTAAACTGGTTGATAAAACGATTGGATTACGGGTAACTCCAGAAGAAGAAATTGTTGGTATGGATATTTCCGAACATGGTTTAGAATCAAGTTATGGTGATTTTGTTACCGTTCCTTTTGGTCAAAAACCTGTATTCCAAGGGGTTAAATTTGGCAATCAAGAACCTAGTTTAGCTTTTGCTGGTATAGATGCTATTCCTATTAACGATCAAACGGTTGAAGTGCAACAGCAACCGGCTTATGCTAAGTCATCTGATTCAATTAAAGGAAAAGAAGATACCACATTAATGAAAGTAGATATTATAACGAATGAGACTAAATTTGAAGATTTGAAAAAAGCTTTAAATACGATTGGCGTCACAGGCATGACAGTGACAAAAGTACAAGGGTACGGCGTGCAAAAGGGACATACCGCTTATTATAGAGGAGTGGAAATAGAAGCCGATCTATTGCCAAAAATACGATTAGAAATAGTTGTGAGTAAAATTCCAGTCTCTTTAGTTATCGAAACAGCTAGAAAAGCCTTGTATACTGGAAAAGTTGGGGATGGAAAGATTTTTGTTTACAATGTTGAAGATGTTGTTCGAGTCAGTTCTGGGGTTCAAGGATTTGAGGCACTAGAATACGAAGAGGAGAAGAAAAAATAAAAAGTTTATATGTATATAAAAACCATCAAGAAAGTTCCAGTTAAGGAACTTTCTTGATGGTTTTTTGGTTTATCTAAATTTTTTCAAACTACGAGGTTCATCTAAAATCTGTTTGTAAATCATCCCTTTTACAAAATCTCTTTGGTTTTGATTTTTTTTAGACCTAGACTGATCAGCCATTTTGTTTTTAGACGTAACTTTTTCAATTGGAACTAAAGTAGTTAAATCGGTTCGTCCAAAGGATGTTTGACTGGTATCCTGTTTGAAATTATTTTCACGAAAATTTGTTGATCTTGAAGAAGAAGAGCGAGCAGTATCTGATCGTTTTTTTAGATCTTGCTGCAATTCTACAGCTCTTTTATTTGTAGCTTCTTGCTGTACACGACTGGACGTTTGAGTTGAACGTGTCTGTTGATTTCTTTTTTGTGAAGCACCAACAGTTGAGTTCTTTCCTGATCTTTGTCTAGTATTTTCATTAGCGTAAAAAGCATCTTTTAAAGAAACCGGATCTTCACTTTTTGAATCCGAACTTCGAGAAAATCGGCTTTGATTATTGACTGAAGGAGACGGACTAACAACTAATGAAAGGAAGAAGCGATAAATAGCTGCGACAATAGAAAAGAATGTAGTCCCTACAGCGAACAAAGTAATAAGGCCTAATATTGAATCCATTATTGATCACTTTCTCTCTCTGTAGAACCGGAAATAGAGTTTCTCATTTTAGTATCGGCATTAATATTTTTCATGTTGTAATAATCCATAACACCTATATTACCAGATCTGAATGCTTCAGCTAAGGCTAAAGGTACTTCAGCTTCAGCTTCAACAACGCGAGCACGCATTTTTTGAACTTCAGCTATCATTTCTTGTTCTTGTGCAATCGCCATTGAGCGTCTTTCTTCAGCTTTTGCTTGTGCAATATTTTTGTCTGCTTGAGCTTGCTCCATTTGTAAGCTGGCACCAATATTACGGCCAACATCGATATCAGCGATATCAATTGAAAGAATTTCAAATGCAGTACCAGAATCTAGTCCTTTTCTTAAAACCGTTTTTGAGATAGAATCCGGATTTTCTAACACATCTGTATGTTTTGCTGCACTACCAACAGTTGTTACGATTCCTTCACCAACACGAGCAATAATCGTTTCTTCACCAGCTCCACCAACTAAGCGTTCGATATTTGCACGAACGGTTACTTTAGCACGCGCTTTAACTTCGATACCATTCATTGCCATAGCAGCAATGACAGGTGTTTCAATCACTTTAGGGTTAACACTGACTTGAACAGCTTCAAAAACGTTTCTTCCTGCTAAATCAATTGCAGCAGCTTGTTTGAAAATTAAATCAATATTTGCACGTTGTGCGGCAATCAAAGCATTAATAACTTGATTGATGTCACCACCGGCTAAATAATGGGCTTCTAATTCGTTGATATCAATATCTAAACCAGCTTTTGTTGCTTTGATCAGCGGGCGGATGATATCTTGTGGAGCTACACGTCTTAGTCGCATTCCAACAAGTGTCCCTATGCTGACTTTAACACCTGAGAAATAAGCTGTTACCCATAATCCAACGGGTACAAAACGGAAAAATAAGCTAATGACAATGATAACGATAATGGCTATGAATAGAAATCCTATCCAGTCTGTTGTGTTTTCAGTATTTGGGAACATATTTAATCCACTCTCCTAACAATAATTTTATATCCTTCTACTTTTGTTACTACCACTAAAACATTAGTATCTATATGTTCACCAGTGCTGAGAACATCTAGTTCTGAATCTTCAAACCGTACTTTTCCAGACGGTCTAAGAGGTGTGGTCGTTGATCCAGTTTTTCCTAAATAACTAGAAGCATCAGTGTTGCTTGAAAAACCACTTTTTTTGTCCAAATTATTTTTTAAGACAATTTTTTCTAAATGAGCTAGCGAGTAGCCTCTTCGTACTAACATGATGACCAAAAATGAAGAAGCCACCACGGCGATGCTTAGATCACGCAATGTTGACGCAAAATCATTGTTGGTTAAATAAACGCCACCAATAATTAAGAAAAAACCGATGATGCCTGCTACGCCAAAGTCTGGTATAAAAACTTCGAAAATGAGCAAACAAATTCCTATAACAAAAATAATAATTGGAACCCAATTCTCGAGACTGTTCATATAAAAATAACCTCCAAAACTTGCTAATGCCAAAAGTCCTCCAATAGTAGATTGAGGCGTTAGTGCGGCTATCACTATGCCAATAAAACCAACCGTTAATAATAGAATTTCCAATATATTCACCTCCTTAATATAAGTTTCTTTGTTTATATAAACTAAGGATAAGTTTATCTTAGCTACCTCTATTTTACCATTTATGAGACCAATACGCACATCTAAGTCGAAAATTACTAGCTTTTTTAGTAATTTAACAAAAAATTTAGAATGCATAAAAAAATAAATTTAAACTGATTGTTCTGAATCTATCTAATTTTTTGTGAATTGAACAGTATTTGGTCAGCAATTAGGCAAGTACTAATTTTTTTGTCAACCTACTAGTAATGTTGTCCTGAAATTTAGCTAGCGAACAATTTATGCTGGTTTTAGTTTGATTTAGCAAATGTGATATTGATTGCTTAGTGCATTGAAATAGCTAACAAAGAAATTTAATTGATGAAAAATAGGCAATCTTTTAGTTTAATCCAAGTAAATATTCTATGACTTTTATCTGGGATTTTTTATTTTTATGACTATATCACTGCATACAAGTAAACGTTTTCGCACTTTGATGGTATACTGAAAATATAATAGCTTAACGTAAAAAATTTCAAAAAACTAAAAATTTAGGTCGATTATTAAACGATTACGATGTAAAATGAGAATAAGATGATAAAATAACAGTTTTTTTTTAAAAGAATAACTTTAGTTGGGAGTGACTCAAGTGACGAATAATTCGGTAGACGAAGAAATAAAAAATAATCTTGAAAAAGAGTTGTATTTATTTAATACAGGAGAACATTTTGATAGTTACCTGACTATGGGATGCAAACAAGAGAATTATGAAGGAAAAGTTGGTTTTCGATTTACTGTGTGGGCTCCTAATGCAAAAAGTGTTAGCTTAGTAGGAGATTTTTCAGATTGGCATGTAGGCATTGAAATGGAAAGAATAGGTGAGACAGGTTGCTGGACAGTCTTTAGTGAGCTGGCTATGGAAAGACAATGCTATAAGTACCGGATAGAACAACCTGATGGGACGGTAAAATTGAAAATCGATCCTTATGCGCTTGAATTCGAAGTGAGGCCAAAGGATGCTTCAATTGTAAAAAAACTGCCTGAAAAGAAATGGAAAGATGGTTTATGGACAGCAAATAAAAAACGGTTCTCTATCTATGAACGACCGTTAAATATTTATGAAGTACACCTCAGTTCATGGAAACATCATGAAGATGATACATGGTACACCATTCCTGAACTACAAAATGAATTGATTCCTTATGTAAAAAAGATGGGTTATACACATATTGAATTTATGCCCCTGATGGAACACCCCTTAGATGCGTCTTGGGGATATCAACTGACAGGCTATTATGCGTTATCTTCAAAATTTGGCACGATGGAAGAGTTTCAAAATTTTGTAGAAGCTGCTCATCTTGCAAATATTGGAGTGCTGATGGACTGGGTTCCAGGTCATTTTAATCGCAATGATTATGGTATGGTTTATTTTGATGGAACACCACAATATGAATATCTAGATAAGAACAAAGCTGAAAATAATCGATGGGGCACAATGAACTTTGATTTAGGAAAAAATCAGGTTCAAAGCTTTTTGATTTCTAACGCTTTTTATTGGATCGAACAATTCCATTTAGATGGTTTAAGAGTCGATGCTGTATCAAGCATGCTATATCTAGATTATGATATTGGTGAGTGGATACCTAATGAAGATGGAAGTAATCACAACAAAGTAGGCGTTGAATTTATAAAAAAATTGAACCAAAAGGTATTTGAACGGCATCCGAACTTATTAATGATTGCTGAGGAAAGTACAGCATGGTCAAAAGTCACAAAGCCTGTTCACATGGGCGGATTAGGCTTTAATTATAAATGGAATATGGGTTGGATGAATGACACATTGAAATTTTTTGAAATGGACCCCTTATTCCGTAAAGATAATTTTAACTTAATCACCTTTTCATTTATGTATACCTTCAATGAAAATTTTATTTTGCCCTTTTCTCATGATGAAGTTGTTCATGGAAAGAAATCATTGATGCATAAAATGCCAGGTGATCGCTACAACCAATTTGCAAGTTTACGGACATTAGAAGCTTACATGATGGTTCATCCGGGTAAGAAGTTGAATTTCATGGGCAACGATTTTGGTCAATTTCTAGAATGGCGTATCCATGAAGGCTTAGAATGGCAAAATTTGGATGATGAAATGAATGCCAAGCACTTACACTTTATGGAGTCTTTAAATCAATTATATAAAATGGAGCGAGCTTTATGGGAAATAGATCATCAAGCAGAGGGCATTCAAATTTTTGCTGTTGATAATGATGAGACCATTTTATCGTTCATTCGTAAGGGGAAAAAACCGCGTGACTTTGTGATCGTCATTTGTAATTTTGTTCCAGTTGAACGTAAAAATTATAAAGTCGGAGTGCCCTTTGAAGGTCTATATGAAGAATGTTTAAACACTGAGATGAGTGAGTACGGTGGGGTCTGGACGAAAGATCAAGGTCCGTTAAAGACAGTGAAAGAAACCACTGACCAACAAGACCACACGATTGAGTTAATTATACCAGCAATGAGCGTTTTGATTTTAAGGCCAAAAAGAATTTTTGGAGTACCAAAAAATTAAATGATAAAAAGGAGGGTAGAGGAAGGATGGCAAGAATATCTTTCCGATAGTACAATGAAAAAAACAGAGACATTAGCTATGATTTTAGCAGGAGGACAAGGAACAAGGCTTGGAAAGTTGACCAGAGATATAGCTAAACCAGCTGTCCCCTTTGGTGGAAAGTATCGAATCATTGATTTTGCTTTAAGTAATTGTGCGAATTCTGGTATCAAAAATGTTGGTGTGGTGACTCAGTATCAGCCACTTGAATTAAATACGCATGTCGGTAATGGAGAGAGCTGGGGGTTAAATACGCATGATGGTGGTGCGACTATTCTCCAACCTTATTCAAGCGTCGATGGTGAAAAATGGTTTAATGGGACAGCACATGCGATTTATCAAAATATTGATTTTATTAGTCGTTATAATCCTGAGTATCTTTTAGTGCTTTCTGGAGACCATATTTATAAAATGGACTATCAAGATATGATTGAATTTCATAAAGAAAAAAAGGCGGCTTTAACAGTAGGTGTTATTCCAGTTCCTATCGAAGAAGCTCCACGTTTTGGAATCATGAATACAGATCAGACAGATCGAATCATTGAATTTGAAGAAAAGCCAACTGAACCTAAAAGTAATTTAGCTTCAATGGGTATTTACATTTTTGATTGGCCTATGCTGAAAAATTATCTTATTGACAACCATGCTAAAAATCGGACAATGGAAGATTTCGGAAAAGATGTTATTCCAGCTTATTTGCGAAATAGTGAAAATGTATTTGCTTATGCATTCAAAGACTATTGGAAAGACGTTGGAACGATTGAAAGTCTTTGGGAAGCGAATATGGAATTTTTAGATCCAAATCATGCCTTGAATATAAGAGACTCTTCATGGAGGATTTATACACGAAATTCTTCTGCTCCACCACAATTTTTGACTAAAACATCAAAAGTTGCAGATTCGATGGTTGCAGATGGTTGTTATATTGCAGGTGAAGTCAACCATTCAATTTTATCACCTAATGTTAAAATCGGGAAAAATTCTACGGTCAAAGATAGTTTGATTATGGCTAATGTAATAATAGGAGAGAATGTAACTATCAATTGTGCCATTATCGGCGAAAATGCACGAATCCATGATGGAGCACAACTCAATGGAGACGAAAAAAATATTACGGTTGTCGGCTATGCAGAAGAGGTAGGAGGGTTAAAAGATGAAGACTAATGAACAGTTATGCGCAGTTGTGAATCTAGATGAATCAGAATCAAAATTAATGCCCTTAACAAAAAGAAGAGCAGTTGCAGCATTGCCATTTGGCTCACGGTATAGGCTGATTGATTTTCCTCTTTCCAGTTTGTATAGTGCAGAAGTCAATTCAGTTGCATTATTCGTAAGAGGTAGTGCCAGAGCATTACTGGATCATGTAAGAAGCGGATACCCTTGGGGAATGGAGTCGACTGTTGGTGGTGGTTTATTCATTCACTCAGGAGCTGAATTCAAAGAAGCTTTAGAAAAATTAGAATCAGACCAAATCAGTAGTTATTATCAAGATCAAATTGATTTTGTTCAACAGTCTAAAAAAGGATATGTCATTGTTATGGGCAGTAAAATGCTTTGTAATGTAGATATAAAGGCTGTTTTAAGAAGCCATATCGCAAACAAAGCGGATATTACTGTGGTCTATAAAAATGTTTCAAGAGAATTTTGCTTACCGAATTCAATTGATAATTGTTTATCCTTTGAAATAGAAGGAGAAAGTAAATTAGTTGATTTACTTCCTGCAAGCGAACTTCCAAAAGAAGCGACAAAAGTGGCTATCGGAATGGGCATTGCGATTATGAAAAAGGATAAATTTATCGAATTAACAACTGAAGCAGCAAATAACAGAATAAAAGGGGATATTAACGTTTTAATTAAACACAGTTTGAAAAAAAATATTGTACATGGCTATGAGTATACGGGCTATTTGAAACATATTGAAACCATTTCAAGTTATTATGAAGCAAATATGGATCTACTTGATGAAGATAATTACAATGCATTATTTTATCGTAGCCAGCCGGTTATTACAAAAGTGAAAAATGGCGCACCAACGTATTATTCAAAAGAAGCAGACATTACTAATTCACAGTTTGCCAGCGATTGTGTAATAGATGGCATAGTTGAGGATTCCATTGTTTTCCGTAAAGTTACAATTGAGAAAACAGCAATCGTCAGACATTCCTTGATTATGCAAGGCAGTAAAATTGCTGAGGGAGCAGAATTAGATTACGTTATTTTAGATAAGGGTGTTAAAATTGGTCCAGGAGTTAAATTAAAGGGGACTAAAGAAAATCCATTAGTCGTTGAAAAAAATCGTGAAATCACTGTTGAAAAGGGGATTTGAAAAATGAAAGTATTATTTGCTGCGGCGGAATGTGCCCCTTTCTTTAAGACCGGCGGATTAGGTGATGTCGCAGGTGCGTTGCCAAAAGAGCTGAAAAATCAAGGCATAGATGTACGTGTGGTATTGCCTTTATATAGCACGATGCCTCAAAAATACAAAGATCAATTAGAAGATGTCGTTCAGTTTGAAGTAAAAGTTGGTTGGAGAAGCCAATATTGCGGCATTAAAAAATTGGAAAAAGATGAGGTTGTCTATTATTTTGTTGATAACCTTTATTACTTTGATCGTCCAAGTATTTATGGTTTTGAAGATGATGGCGAACGGTTTGCCTTTTTCTCACAAGCCATTTGTGAAATGCTAGAAAAAATAGCCTTTATTCCAGATGTATTGCATGTAAATGATTGGCATACTTCCATTATTCCAGTCTTGCTAAAAGATAAATACCAATGGATAAAAAATTATCAATCAATCAAAACAATTTTAACGATCCATAATCTACAATTTCAAGGAATCTATGATCAAGTCGTATTGTCTGATTTATATGGCATTGGGTACAATACCTTTCATGAACATGGGTTGAAATATTATGATCAGATCAACTGTTTGAAAGGTGGTATCTTTTACGCAGATCAAATCACTACGGTCAGTCCAACGTATGCGCAAGAAATACAGACGCCTCAATTTGGTGAAAATCTAGATGGTGTATTACGATACAACAACTATAAATTAAAAGGTATTTTAAATGGAATCGATTATGAGGTCTTTGATCCTGAAACAGATGATGTCATTCCAGCACATTTTTCTGCTGAAAAATTAGCAGGAAAAACACTTAACAAAATAGCTTTGCAAGAACGTGTGGGCTTGCCTGTAAATAAAGATATAGCTTTAATGTCTATGGTTAGTCGTTTAACTACTCAAAAGGGCTGCGATTTATTAAGAGAGCAACTAGAAGAATTAATGCACCGAAACATTCAAATTCTGATTTTAGGTACAGGAGAAAAAGAATACGAAGATAGTTTCAATTACTTTAATTGGAAATACCCAGAAAAATTTAAAATAATTGTTGATTTTGATGTAGCTTTGGCGCAACACATTTATGCTGGAAGTGATTTATTCATCATGCCTTCAGTGTTTGAACCTTGCGGACTTTCTCAATTGAACTCGCTTCGCTATGGTACATTACCAATCGTTCATGAAACAGGCGGATTAAAAGATACAGTACAACCGTTCAATCCTCTTACAGGTAAAGGGACAGGATTCAGTTTTTATGATTTTCGTTCAGCTGTTATGGTTGAGACGATTGATCGTGCTTTGACTGTTTACTATGATGAACCCAAAATATGGGGTTCATTGATAAAGCAAGCTATGGCACAAGATTTTAGCTGGAAGAAGTCAACTAAGGAATATAGACAAATCTATACAGCAGTACTTAAGGCGTAATGGAGAACTTCAACGGGCACATAATAATAGGCAACTATTCTTATTTTGTTTGTTGGAGTTTCTTTAATCTTATTGATGTAAATGCTTTTAATCTAAATCAAAGAAGACGGGGAGAAAAACATGACATTAACAACTAAACTATTTAAACAAGAATTCGAGAAGACCTTTGAAGGACTACATGCTTCAAATATAAAAGAATCTTCTTCAGCGCAGCAATATACTGCTTTAGCGAATTTTATAAAAGTCTATTCTTCTGATAATTGGAACCAAACAAATCAGTTGTATAAAGACGAGCAATTTAAGCAAGTATACTATTTTTCAATGGAATTTTTACCCGGGCGTATGCTGAAAAGCAATTTATTGAATCTAGGTATTTTGGATATTGTTCGAGCAGGAATCGCTGAAATGGGTTTAGATTTTGAGGCAATCGTAAAATCAGAAGTAGATCCTGCTTTAGGAAACGGTGGTTTAGGCCGGTTAGCTTCTTGTTTTATGGATTCAATAGCATCTCTTGGTATTC
Proteins encoded:
- a CDS encoding ammonium transporter, with translation MFSSVDTLWVIVGTVLVFFMQAGFAMVETGFTRAKNAGNIIMKNLMDFVLGSLMYWIIGFGVMFGPSIAGLIGTPDLFVQGNYDTTIPGYVFLMFQTVFAATAATIVSGAMAERTKFSAYLVYTLIISTVVYPISGHWIWGGGWLAQLGFIDFAGSTAVHMVGGVTALIGAKIVGARIGKYDEEGKVKAIPGHSLTLGALGVFILWFAWFGFNGASTISATGDESLTLIGTILLNTNLSAATATLVAMIITWVKYGKPDISMTLNGSLAGLVGITAGCAIVSPFGAVAIGALSAVALVYGIEFVEKKAKIDDPVGAFGVHGISGALGTILVGVFATDGGLLYGGGFNLLGIQALGVGSVAAWVAVTMIITFKLVDKTIGLRVTPEEEIVGMDISEHGLESSYGDFVTVPFGQKPVFQGVKFGNQEPSLAFAGIDAIPINDQTVEVQQQPAYAKSSDSIKGKEDTTLMKVDIITNETKFEDLKKALNTIGVTGMTVTKVQGYGVQKGHTAYYRGVEIEADLLPKIRLEIVVSKIPVSLVIETARKALYTGKVGDGKIFVYNVEDVVRVSSGVQGFEALEYEEEKKK
- the floA gene encoding flotillin-like protein FloA (flotillin-like protein involved in membrane lipid rafts), with the translated sequence MFPNTENTTDWIGFLFIAIIVIIVISLFFRFVPVGLWVTAYFSGVKVSIGTLVGMRLRRVAPQDIIRPLIKATKAGLDIDINELEAHYLAGGDINQVINALIAAQRANIDLIFKQAAAIDLAGRNVFEAVQVSVNPKVIETPVIAAMAMNGIEVKARAKVTVRANIERLVGGAGEETIIARVGEGIVTTVGSAAKHTDVLENPDSISKTVLRKGLDSGTAFEILSIDIADIDVGRNIGASLQMEQAQADKNIAQAKAEERRSMAIAQEQEMIAEVQKMRARVVEAEAEVPLALAEAFRSGNIGVMDYYNMKNINADTKMRNSISGSTERESDQ
- a CDS encoding NfeD family protein; translated protein: MNILEILLLTVGFIGIVIAALTPQSTIGGLLALASFGGYFYMNSLENWVPIIIFVIGICLLIFEVFIPDFGVAGIIGFFLIIGGVYLTNNDFASTLRDLSIAVVASSFLVIMLVRRGYSLAHLEKIVLKNNLDKKSGFSSNTDASSYLGKTGSTTTPLRPSGKVRFEDSELDVLSTGEHIDTNVLVVVTKVEGYKIIVRRVD
- the glgB gene encoding 1,4-alpha-glucan branching protein GlgB, whose amino-acid sequence is MTNNSVDEEIKNNLEKELYLFNTGEHFDSYLTMGCKQENYEGKVGFRFTVWAPNAKSVSLVGDFSDWHVGIEMERIGETGCWTVFSELAMERQCYKYRIEQPDGTVKLKIDPYALEFEVRPKDASIVKKLPEKKWKDGLWTANKKRFSIYERPLNIYEVHLSSWKHHEDDTWYTIPELQNELIPYVKKMGYTHIEFMPLMEHPLDASWGYQLTGYYALSSKFGTMEEFQNFVEAAHLANIGVLMDWVPGHFNRNDYGMVYFDGTPQYEYLDKNKAENNRWGTMNFDLGKNQVQSFLISNAFYWIEQFHLDGLRVDAVSSMLYLDYDIGEWIPNEDGSNHNKVGVEFIKKLNQKVFERHPNLLMIAEESTAWSKVTKPVHMGGLGFNYKWNMGWMNDTLKFFEMDPLFRKDNFNLITFSFMYTFNENFILPFSHDEVVHGKKSLMHKMPGDRYNQFASLRTLEAYMMVHPGKKLNFMGNDFGQFLEWRIHEGLEWQNLDDEMNAKHLHFMESLNQLYKMERALWEIDHQAEGIQIFAVDNDETILSFIRKGKKPRDFVIVICNFVPVERKNYKVGVPFEGLYEECLNTEMSEYGGVWTKDQGPLKTVKETTDQQDHTIELIIPAMSVLILRPKRIFGVPKN
- a CDS encoding glucose-1-phosphate adenylyltransferase, which codes for MKKTETLAMILAGGQGTRLGKLTRDIAKPAVPFGGKYRIIDFALSNCANSGIKNVGVVTQYQPLELNTHVGNGESWGLNTHDGGATILQPYSSVDGEKWFNGTAHAIYQNIDFISRYNPEYLLVLSGDHIYKMDYQDMIEFHKEKKAALTVGVIPVPIEEAPRFGIMNTDQTDRIIEFEEKPTEPKSNLASMGIYIFDWPMLKNYLIDNHAKNRTMEDFGKDVIPAYLRNSENVFAYAFKDYWKDVGTIESLWEANMEFLDPNHALNIRDSSWRIYTRNSSAPPQFLTKTSKVADSMVADGCYIAGEVNHSILSPNVKIGKNSTVKDSLIMANVIIGENVTINCAIIGENARIHDGAQLNGDEKNITVVGYAEEVGGLKDED
- the glgD gene encoding glucose-1-phosphate adenylyltransferase subunit GlgD, whose amino-acid sequence is MKTNEQLCAVVNLDESESKLMPLTKRRAVAALPFGSRYRLIDFPLSSLYSAEVNSVALFVRGSARALLDHVRSGYPWGMESTVGGGLFIHSGAEFKEALEKLESDQISSYYQDQIDFVQQSKKGYVIVMGSKMLCNVDIKAVLRSHIANKADITVVYKNVSREFCLPNSIDNCLSFEIEGESKLVDLLPASELPKEATKVAIGMGIAIMKKDKFIELTTEAANNRIKGDINVLIKHSLKKNIVHGYEYTGYLKHIETISSYYEANMDLLDEDNYNALFYRSQPVITKVKNGAPTYYSKEADITNSQFASDCVIDGIVEDSIVFRKVTIEKTAIVRHSLIMQGSKIAEGAELDYVILDKGVKIGPGVKLKGTKENPLVVEKNREITVEKGI
- the glgA gene encoding glycogen synthase GlgA, whose protein sequence is MKVLFAAAECAPFFKTGGLGDVAGALPKELKNQGIDVRVVLPLYSTMPQKYKDQLEDVVQFEVKVGWRSQYCGIKKLEKDEVVYYFVDNLYYFDRPSIYGFEDDGERFAFFSQAICEMLEKIAFIPDVLHVNDWHTSIIPVLLKDKYQWIKNYQSIKTILTIHNLQFQGIYDQVVLSDLYGIGYNTFHEHGLKYYDQINCLKGGIFYADQITTVSPTYAQEIQTPQFGENLDGVLRYNNYKLKGILNGIDYEVFDPETDDVIPAHFSAEKLAGKTLNKIALQERVGLPVNKDIALMSMVSRLTTQKGCDLLREQLEELMHRNIQILILGTGEKEYEDSFNYFNWKYPEKFKIIVDFDVALAQHIYAGSDLFIMPSVFEPCGLSQLNSLRYGTLPIVHETGGLKDTVQPFNPLTGKGTGFSFYDFRSAVMVETIDRALTVYYDEPKIWGSLIKQAMAQDFSWKKSTKEYRQIYTAVLKA